A region of the Leptospira noumeaensis genome:
AGTGTATGATGGAAATTGTGAGTTTTGCACTCGCCTTGCTAAATCCATTCGTGAAAAAACAAGGGACCAAATTGCCATTGTTTCCTACCACCAACTCACAGACAATGAACTTCAAGTCCTCCACAAACAGTTGAGTCGAGATTTGTGTGCCGGCGAAGTGCAGTTCATAACATCAGGGAAT
Encoded here:
- a CDS encoding DCC1-like thiol-disulfide oxidoreductase family protein — encoded protein: MQPQTSVLVYDGNCEFCTRLAKSIREKTRDQIAIVSYHQLTDNELQVLHKQLSRDLCAGEVQFITSGNRYPGFFAVRQLVWKMDIYKYFGILLYLPLVPFLGMATMYLLKRFRKKLS